A part of Elusimicrobiota bacterium genomic DNA contains:
- a CDS encoding helix-turn-helix domain-containing protein produces the protein MKNELYGENLKAAREKKGWSREDLASKMGVSYSTVLRWETSKHKPMKFLQNVLEKLLR, from the coding sequence ATGAAAAATGAATTGTATGGAGAAAATTTAAAAGCAGCCAGAGAAAAAAAAGGCTGGTCTAGGGAAGATCTTGCAAGTAAAATGGGAGTGTCGTACTCTACGGTTTTGCGATGGGAAACCAGTAAACACAAGCCGATGAAATTCCTACAAAACGTCCTTGAAAAGCTTTTAAGATAA
- a CDS encoding thermonuclease family protein, translating to MNKLILPLLLFTASLHAQNLSITAKVLYIIDGDTIKIEYNKKPTSVRLIGIDTPESKNNAKARRDAQRTGKDVRTITTLGKQASDYLKTLVKKGDIIKIVFDVQKTDRYGRLLGYVYLSDSSTMLNETIIRAGYASPMTIPPDVKYKDLFLKAYQEARENKRGLWK from the coding sequence ATGAATAAACTCATACTGCCCCTATTGTTATTTACTGCATCGCTCCACGCTCAAAACTTGTCAATAACGGCAAAGGTTCTTTACATCATAGATGGTGACACAATAAAGATAGAATACAATAAAAAGCCCACCAGCGTGCGTTTAATAGGCATAGACACGCCCGAAAGCAAAAACAACGCAAAAGCACGCCGAGACGCACAGCGAACCGGCAAAGATGTAAGGACCATAACGACGTTAGGCAAACAAGCATCAGACTATTTAAAAACCCTTGTAAAGAAAGGCGACATCATAAAAATAGTATTTGACGTACAAAAAACCGATCGTTACGGCCGACTTTTAGGTTACGTATATTTATCAGACAGCTCCACAATGCTAAACGAAACAATAATAAGGGCAGGTTATGCCAGCCCAATGACAATCCCGCCAGATGTGAAATATAAAGACCTATTTTTGAAAGCATATCAAGAAGCCCGAGAAAACAAGCGTGGTTTGTGGAAATAA